A window of Watersipora subatra chromosome 10, tzWatSuba1.1, whole genome shotgun sequence genomic DNA:
TTTTTGTTTTACACATTATTCGAGTTGAATTAGAGCATAAGTTGATGTCCGGTTTGTGAGATAACAAAGTCGACATGACTGGAGAACCGTAAATGGTTCTGTTAAAGTTCTTTTGAAGCTATGATTCATATTGCATATTTCAATGCACATCTGTTCCCCTAACATTATGAAATCTTTTGAAGTTGAACAATTTTATCAATGTGCGAAATTGCTTAAATGTTGAACAAATGAACTCAGAACCTTCGGTCACATTTGgaaagaaaaagatttttaaatattCCATCAGTCATTTCTTAAGCTCATCTGTTAATCCACTGTAGTGTGTTGATAAAGGGCCAGCTAGCTAAGCGCAACTGAAATCGTGCACGCAATCATTGCGCTGGTTGTCACTCGGTCAATAAAGACAATTATGCCAAATTATTCAAATACCGTCACTGTCAGGCATTAATCGATGGCTACCACCCAATTTTCAGCATTTCATTTATCAAACGAGTAACCCAAGCTTATCGGGTACTAAAATAACAAGTAGGTATCACAGCAACCGGGCTTCTCTGTCAAAGTGTGAATATCCCCAATAATCTGTTTATAACCTGATGGCAAACATTGTGTCGGTATGTTTGAATCATTATCTCTGTAGATAACAACAGTTTGCAGGTGGCGATCTCACAAGCAGGAGATTGCAGATAAGACTCTCCATAACTCATTTTGCAATCcacattaaaataatttgtgGATATGTCTTGTTGCAGGATCTCTCTTGTTTGTCACTTGTAAAGCttacacaaaaaacatggtgCACCATGACACATACCGATTGGgattgacaaagtttgaaattaTGTCTGACTAGAGGGATCCACTGTCAGTACCTGTGTATCCACTGTGCTTGACCAACAAAGTTCCAGTGGCAGTGATGTTCAAGAACTAATCAATACTTTTTGGAGAAAAAGACGGCTGAGGAGAACtggtaaaaaaagaaaataacaaACAGATAATTTATATTACTGAAACCCAATCGTCTCTGTTAATAATAGTCCCACGTGGAAtgaatagtttttgtttatACTCAATGCTCTATTTGACTGCTAGTAAAACATAACATCATGAGTATCTCCAACCCATATTTATGAAATACACTCATGATTGCTAGTGTCGGTATTTGACATTGGTAGTTACTATATTTTGATGTTCGTATTCTCATCCTTCAATCTTTGCGACAAAGCCAAAGATCTATACTTGTTGGCACCAGCTTTTCATGACCTTGGCCTTTACAAAGCCTGATAACATTGTACTATTTTTCTGGCtatttaacatttattatgaaataaaaagCCACACATGGGTAGTCAGTTAACTGGACTACGGCcatgttaataattttatttctgtttgcATAGTTACTATGAAATTCGAATCTTTATTTGCATCAGCATTCAACAAAGCAATCTTCAGCTTTATCCCTGCATGAAAAGAAGCAAAATATTAtacaaaagagaagacaatttcatCATAAAGAGCACAGCAAAACAAACATGTGTACAGTCTTGGTTAAATTGGTTCATTCAATATTGCAAGCTCATACAATTATGATAAGCATCTACCCAAACACCAAGATTAACGGCTATGTTGATAATTTTGATTCTGTTTACATAACCATAAAATTTGAGTCTTTATTTGTATCGGCATTCAACAAAGCACTCTTCAGCTTTATCCCTGGATGAAAAGAGGCAAAGTATTAcacaaaagagaagacaatttcatCATAAAGAGCACAGCAAAACAAACGTACAATCTTGGTTCATTCAGGATTGCACGCTCATGCCATTATTATAAGCATCTAGCCCAAACACGGTGATCTGGTGTTTGGGGTGCCTGAGGACACATCAAACACCAGATCACGAGCTAggcacaaaaatgttaaaattctATTTGAGGCATTTGATGTGAATGACAGAAGTTGCCTATGAAACAAGCAATAAAACTATTTACACCCTAAACCCTGAAGATTGCTCGTCAGTACACATTAAACTGCTTTTTATAAGCAACACGTTGGATAGTGTTGCTATATTCATATCAAACATGTTGGATTAAACATGAAGTTTGGTTACATAATCTGCTTGGTGAGGCAATTTTAATGCCTGCATCTTAGAGAGAGCATACTGAGTCCCACTTATCAGGTTACTGAAAAGCAAATATAAGTTCCGTTTAGTTACGAGGTTAATTTACAGTGGTACAGTTTTAATTTCAGTGGGTATGTTAGTAGACCAGCCATTCTGTTTTCAAACACATATTTCAAATCGTGAATAGACTAACTGATCCAACTAATCCAACTAGGGCTGCGGTAAATGCAATAGCCTGTAAGTTTTGCCAATCAAACATTGGAGGCTTGTTTTTAGCCATAAATGATATATCAACGATTTTTTATAACTGTTTCAAATTTTGGCTCATTATCTAAAAAAGCAACACAACAGACTTGATAACTTTATACAATCCtttgagtagcttttatcttactagACCTGTTCAAACACGGTAACCATTTTTAAAGGTTCATTGCGGTAGATTtgcaatacaaaaaaaaaacgaaTCGCAATCACTTGCCACTAAGTGACAAGATTTGAACAAAAGATTTCTGATGGCCAACTTCAGACATTTTTAGCAGCTGCCGTAGCTAATTAATTACATGTGGTAGTGTATCTAAAACTATCTATACTAGCGAAATATGTAGTTCGCAGCTCTCTACAACTTTGACATTCGGTTGAGTCATAAACAGAACTTTACTTCATGCAACAATTGACAGCTTCAAACTTTCCCTTTTACACATGTAGGCATGAATTCCCTTGTACATGTGGATGATCAATTCCATTTTAAGTACATCAACTCCTTATAAGGCAGATTAACTTTTATAGTCATTGATTTTTTGAGGAAACATTATTTTCTCACACTACGATTCAATCTCCAATATATGATTTCATTTCCCGATAGGTAATCAATGCGTTATGAAGCCAATATTAACCAACAGAAAACAAAGTGGTAACTTGAGAGAAAATGCATAGGACTAAAGGCGCGCAACTTGTACCGAAGAATCCAGATCTTAAAATAATTGACCATGAGACAAATACAGACCTCAGAAATCTTCCCAGGTATGCAGCATGAGTGTTTGGCTTACCAAATGTaaaatgtatttacttattgAAGCAGCTAGCAAATGAGCACAAGGGAGACAATGCAGAATAACCATGTCAAACATTTACAGAAAAAAATGGTAAGCTAAGTGCACAACGAGTTCTATGAAATTGAAGGGTCAATCTTCAATACTAATAAGCGCACCAAATAATCTTTGAATAAGTTTGAAGCATCTCCAAGACCATGGCTAAATCGTCACATGAGACAAGCGTACAGactatgaaaaagaaaaaaaggaacCCAGCATGCGCAACAAAAAACTTGATGAACATTTTAGCCAGCCCCGATACCTAATTCAAAAAAATGCATGTTAGGTAGAAGATAAGATGGCTGGGCTATCTGGCTATTATACTAAAATATCTGTTGTACATCCAAGGAAAAACAAAGGGCAGAAAGTACACGCTAATAAAAACCGACTGGACATTAAATTAATCGCAAATATACACATCCCATCATTTTCATTCCATTCCTTTATCAACAATCTACATTGCTGTTTCAACATCACAGCACATGCACACAACACATGCATTCATTTACGCTCTTTCATACATACACCATACCAATTTCACATCATACCTCTTCCTCTGTTCTCATACCACTGGGCCATTTCATACTGCCAAAACAAGATTGCTCGCTCTTGCTCATTTTGAAACAACCGTATCATATCATAGGTAGATGCGTCAGCGCGCGGATTCACAAGCACACAAATCACAGGGTGCTGCCGCGAGTTGGAGATGACAGAGTGCCATGGGAGGCAGCACCGTAGGCCGAACAGCCCAAAGATCTCAGTCATTCACTCTCTCACAGCTCACAACTTTCACACCAGACATTAAAAAGCAAAGTCTTTGCCGGGTGCCTGTTGGCTCGGAGGATCAAACTGAAAAGCCACTTCACTCTGTTCAGGCGCTATAGCGGGATCTTCTTCATCCTGAAACAGATGAGAATTGAGATTACAAGAAGGAAATCATACCCTATAGAGCCACGAGGAAAGATGATTTATGCTATGCACAGCGCAGTGAGCATATTTCACAAAATATGTGCAGCAGTTTCTCCCAAAATGCATTACATCAAATTCTTATAAGAGAGTACGATAATTGTGAGTCACATAACTGCATCCCGAATATAGTCCAACATCTACACCTACATACAAACTATAATTGTAAAGACATCTTCTTCCTATGTTAACACACCATGTGCCAGAGCTTTTAAATATTCTGTTACACGACTTCACTACTGTCTTGATGCAAAAGCGGAAAAGACTGGAAACCCACATTTGTGGTTTACTCTTCAGAATTTTAGATTTCATTAGATTAGTGCATGTTGACCAAttttttacgtttttcagtGTTACACACAACTTTATAAACTTAGTCCTAAAGTAAGATTTTTAATGCTTTGTGCCTAGTTTGACAATGAACATTATGAGTATATGCTGAGTATATGCTGAGTATTTTTAAGAGCTAAACTCGGATgaaaccgagtgaaagtgttcgagttatcagagcgttcgagttatcagagcgttcgagttatcagagcactgtcacaagtgcacgTAATTATCAGTagatattggcaaaacttgatcgcggtcaaaacgctaaaaaaaaggCATCTTTTTCTCCTGAGCGTTTTAAACAAGATCAATTGTGCCGATTTTACTCTAGGTTCATCTAAAAGTTACCTTGGGTTGCCTTGCTTTCGAAGGGCCATggcaaagcggatgtttggtaaaatttgatatttttgcaaacctttagaaaaatcgttaacgaaaatattttgccgatgatggtaataacgacgcttaagtactaaaagttgatgtttatctctatggcttggaataaagtgacaacaaccgtctcggtaaaGCCaatgggcaaaaaactgttggaGTTGATAGAGTTCAGGtagagttatctaaagcaatttatcattgcgtgggagcggaccaaacaaatccattcgagttaaccaagtgttcgagcaatccgagggcgagttatccgagtttgactgtacttaatTGCTAGTGGACTTAACATTTGATGAACtatttcattgtttttgttATATGTGAACTTCTGCACTTGGCTCTcaaattgattaaaattgttgaaataTCCTACGTTTTACAACGAAATTCATGTCGAGTGCTGCCTTGGTATTTTAAGAATACTTACCATGTAAGCTATGCGGAATAGGTTTGTGCTGGGATGAGCAATCTTATGCTCCAGGAACAGTTCAGTAAAAGTAACGTAATTACAACAGATGTTTAATTTTCAATGAAGTTAGGTATATGGCATTGTCAATAACTTGTACAATGTTGCCTGTCATGTATAGAAATACATGACTTCATATACTGTAGAGGCGCTTATAGAGATTCATGATCTCACATACTGAAGCTTGAGTCAAATTCAAACTATTTTAGCTTAAatattgcttcaaattttatttttacatgttcAGTAAACGGTCCTAAtacgtataccttctataacgtaaattccagataacgaaGAATTATGTGAAGCTTTTGCTTTGTACCCCGTAAAAGATTCCATACAACGTAAAGTCAGatgagttctcaaatttgactTGAAATGTTATCTATCTTAACGCACATGCGAGAGAAAAAACGCTGTGCGCACAGCGGTATATCTTTTTATATACAACTTCTCTGACATTCTAATTCGTCGtgttaactcattcgcacccaggcgcgagttaactcgcataTTTATAACGTAGCTAtgcacccaacgcgagttaactcgcgtctgaaatttaccaactccttgcatcgttatttttaaattataaaagaatatttttgattagttagaaagaaaaatttatggccaatcagacaaactttaaaatatgcctcTACGACGTCTCCGGCGAAAGTTATGACCAAATTAGTACACCCATCTCAGTTTCTATCAAAACCGGAAATCGTCAtgccgacttgaaattttatcgttcgtgataatttttttcaactccagaagtaaatatgcagattcagaagtggtaagacattcaaagactgcataaatcaaatcaaaacattatttttagtgtttcaaagtttttattaacttttaattttgccaatttgtatCGTTATGcttgaataaaaatgcactcttcaTGCTGCCAGCCGTAGTCGGACtaacgttatctttcagtttcgataggatcatattgattcttagagctgtctatgaagtctgaaaagtcaaaaacagagttattgaacatatttttattatttgaaacattttcatgatgttttatttgagttatattggcatatagatttgctatgattttgtttgaaggatgatgctcgtgaggaaaagttcgaagttagagtttcatgattttcatgttcatcactaactgcatatgtatgaataataatcataaatatgtattgtctgtaataaatgagtaatctcagtcaaactttgtatattttgtaatttttatggtgcaaatctaactttgtttcagcaaatgacaattttttcaaaattggaaatttcctgaaactaccttctttgaggcacGGATCTACATAAAAGTGATACAAGGTGTCTATATAAATGTAATGTATTTTGAAAGAGGAAACTTGGTTGGttcttttgaaatttgattgaataaattatctcaaggctgtctcctgtagtagtaatttgaattacgacAATTTTCTGAAAAATTAGCGGTATCTGGGGCTGATCGCCTAGAAATtcgtcgggtgcgaatgagttaagtCATAGGAAACattgacaaaacagagaatagggtagctgtgcaattgttaataaatacttaaaggtgatcaattggtgcaggtgttacaacatcggtccaccaatctgaatgtcgCGAGATGGGAGTATTGTCAAAAGTCATCTTTTATCTGAACTTTGAACCCAGGATACAGATAAACAATGAACAGATAGTACTGATCTTGTAatagtaaaaaaaacatttttttttaaatatttgttattaattttactttgcgGTTTAGTAAAAATAAGCAGATTGTTGTAtatgaacaacaaaaatgtgcaCCCCAACCAACTTgatgtaaaattaccgcaataattgtctataaaaccaattaaaataataagaaaaaggagaaaagttgtcgatgcaagccaataatactgcagttacggcaCAGCTCACCAATTAAAAAGTCAAGTCCAGGTTTTTCTTTgtgcatggccaaaggggtgagtttgagataatcttggaacagattaggcaatttccatgtattttactgttcgtaaaatgtaaaatcctataacgtaaactttcctggaacggattatttacacgtacgttgtaggagcgcttactgtaattttacatatttgtgatatgctattgagcacagcCACCTAAACTCCATCAGTCTTTACACTTTCACTCATAAAACATCAATGCTTTGAAAAATGTCAAGTTCTGTACTTTGAAAACAGCTTTGAATGTGGAGTCAAAAAGCTGTTGAAACTTTATCTAGCATTTCGGCACACTTGGATACTGAGGCTATCATAggtagaggtttgactatagttctatgtaaagcatctaaacTGGGGGAGATGTGGACTACGCCACCAAATGGAGTCGATTGATTCAAAACCAAGCTCGGTTATTCCAAGTCACAAACCCCCAAGGTTATAACATGTCCACAACTTCAGCGTAAAAAGGTTGGCCGGGCCATCTCAGAGATGGCTTTAACCTTGTATAGCAGTACAAGAAATTAGCACAAAACAAGAGATGATGCACTCACATCACCAGAGAAGAAAGTGTCGATGATGCTGAAAGCCATCCTATAAATCTCCTGATTGTCATGATTCTGCAAGGCCTCAATTTTGTCGAGGCCACCACACTCCTCAATAAGGGCACCCACATCTGGACTGTTCTCATCGGCAGTGCTCGGACCGGCAACCTTAAGGATGTTGTTTAGACCGTCCAGGACCACCTGCACTATCTGAGAGTCCTTTACGGAGAGCATGTTGCAAAATGGCAAAACCACCCCCTGGTTGACAATATAGTCCACCTGCTCCTTGCTGCCGCTGATGGCCAGATTACTTATTGCCCACGCAGCCTCCTTTTGGGTCTGGAAATCACTCTGCAAAAACCTCAGTAGAGTAAAAACAACGCTACATCTCTTACCTGATATTTACTTAACTCACATCTCAAAGCGCGAGTAAAAATAGATGAGATGAAGAATCATTGAATAACCCAGACTATAGCTCAATGAAAGTTTGCCTCTCATTGATGTTGTACATATGTATCTGTAAGGCATTTGGCTCTCCAGTAGTCCACCACTTAGCAAGACAACATTACACGGGAGTAAACGTTTACAAGAAGATATATACCTTTGAAAGATGATGTATGACAAGAGGAATAAGCCCTGAGTCAATGACCAGCTGAATCTGATCCCTGCTACCGGCTGTTATGTTGCTAAGGAACCAAACAGCCTCCTTGTTAATCTTCTCTTTGTGATGCGTGAGGAGGGCAGGGAAATGTGTGAGGGCTCCGCTATTAAGCACATGCTGAGTCTGGTCATCAGTACCAGTAACGATGTTTCCAACGGCTCTCAGGGCAGCAGTCTGCAGACAGGAGATTCCAATAACCGTCTTTGAGAATACTAATATTTGAGAAGAGCTCAATAAAAAGTGTGTTAGACAACCgcaattattttaattaagTAGAGTTGATTGGGGACTGCCATATtataaacacaatataataaaataatagttttcgCAAATATCTCTCAAATTGAAGGTATTGTTCAAATTAGTTGAGCAGATAACACAAGTGTTACCATGTAGCCCTGCCAGGGCTAACTTCACATAAGGACGCAAAAGAAATAAGGTGACGAGTGCCAGTTTTACATTTATGCACGGCGCACCAACTAAAGTAAGCTCAATGTTCTTACTATCAATCGCTTACAAACAGAAACAGCTGAAATTTTAGGAAAACTAATAATTCCCATTCCGAAACAGTTTTAGTTATCGAAAATGCTACCGAAAGAGCCAAAATCATCATTTCAAAGTTTGTGCAATACCCctacaatttttattattcatacaaactTAGCTTTCACTAAGATgggttttaaaacttgtttaatgtGCTCATATCTATTAAAAGGCAACAGTTATGGCTTAGAATAAGGGCAGCAAGAATGAAGCGATGTTGAGCATACACTCTTGGGCTACAGTTCATACCCCCTTAGTCTATAGTTCATACCCCCTTGGTCTACAGTCTATCTGTTGCTGCTCACACGAGAAGTTGAAATTTACACAAGGAAATACTCCACACAGGCTACACCTTCATCGTACATGATACAAACAGTAtataagctacatgtagatattgCTGGACTAATGATTCACAAATCCTGTCTTTTTTAAATAGTAAAGATACTACTAcgctaaaaaatttaaacttcgtGGCCTGTAGGTCTGGTCAGTTGTTTACGAGAAAATGTGTTTGAAAACTACTTAACTAAAAATACAACCTGAGATGTATAGTGATACCTGATAGCAGAAGTAGCCGACAATTAGATAACTATGTAGTTATGCCTTGAccattaaaataatataggATAAGAGCGAGTGAAGAGCCAACTATGATTCTTAAAGTTtggaaaaaaacaaatattgtgATCTACAACTGCGATAGACATACCTGTACTTTGACTTCAGGAGACGCTAGAAGTTCAACAAGCTTTGGTACCACTTGAGAGTCGATGACAAGCTGAATATACTGGTTGCCTGCGTCTGTGAGGTAGGAAAGAGCCCAAACTGTGTCCACAAGTATCTGGAGAGGACACCGAGCCAACAGTAGAATATAGAAACCGAATGATCAACCAACTTCAGACTCGTTTCAAGCAGTTTGAACGCCGATCTTAGCAAGTTAAATATAAAGAGCATAGCCATATTTATAATGATGAAGCCTGTCACCTACATGAAATTTGATATTCTGTTATTCCTGAAACACAGCCAGAACATTCTTGAATGTTTTTATTGTCTTTacacttgaaggttgacttgcaacaaaatttacattacagttctttggtatcaaaagattcaccatgtcttactctgttgagCTGTAGGTGCaatatatgtggaaatgtaattaaaagctcttaaaacttcaaaaacgaacagttaatcacagccatcacgaaaatgtgATAAGTTGGAATCTCCTTATTTCGACGACGTACTCAAacttattgttttgacacgtgatgttatcacgtgaaattaaaggttcaatataaaacatctcgtagcactagtttatgacaaa
This region includes:
- the LOC137406638 gene encoding importin subunit alpha-3-like, which translates into the protein MADPKDRSAFFKNKGKDNSSSRQQRTQTSVELRKNKRDETVNKRRNVPMGDVDEVDEAGDRPQLSDIVMNASSDDPSVQLAAVQSARKLLSSDRNPPIDELIASGILPILVACLNKDDNASLQFEAAWALTNIASGTSEQTRAVVECGAVTLFLRLLYSPHQNVCEQAVWALGNIIGDGPQCRDYVIQLGVVEPLLKFINDAIPMTFLRNVTWVIVNLCRNKEPPPPIETVTRLLPALCVLINHSDTNILVDTVWALSYLTDAGNQYIQLVIDSQVVPKLVELLASPEVKVQTAALRAVGNIVTGTDDQTQHVLNSGALTHFPALLTHHKEKINKEAVWFLSNITAGSRDQIQLVIDSGLIPLVIHHLSKSDFQTQKEAAWAISNLAISGSKEQVDYIVNQGVVLPFCNMLSVKDSQIVQVVLDGLNNILKVAGPSTADENSPDVGALIEECGGLDKIEALQNHDNQEIYRMAFSIIDTFFSGDDEEDPAIAPEQSEVAFQFDPPSQQAPGKDFAF